A DNA window from Salvelinus sp. IW2-2015 linkage group LG4q.1:29, ASM291031v2, whole genome shotgun sequence contains the following coding sequences:
- the LOC139027590 gene encoding uncharacterized protein produces MHASNSIIKFADDTTVVGLITNNDETAYREEVRALGVGCLENKTKEMIVEFRKQQREHPPIHIYGTVVEKVESFKFLGIHITDKLKWSTHTDSVVKKAQHCLFNLRRLKKFSLSPKTLKNFYRRTIESILLGCITARYGNCSAHNRKALQRVVRSAQRITGGELPALQDTYTTRCHRKGKKIIKDNNHPSHCLFTPLSSRRRGQYRCIKAGTERLKNSFYLKAIRLLNSHH; encoded by the coding sequence atgcacgcctcaaactcaatcatcaagtttgcagacgacactacagtggtaggcttgattaccaacaacgacgagacggcctacagggaggaggtgagggccctcggagtggggtgtctggaaaacaaaacaaaggagatgatcgtggaattcaggaaacagcagagggagcacccccctatccacatctacgggacagtagtggagaaagtggaaagttttaagttcctcggcatacacatcacggacaaactgaaatggtccacccacacagacagcgtggtgaagaaggcgcagcattgcctcttcaacctcaggaggctgaagaaattcagcttgtcaccaaaaacactcaaaaacttttacagacgcacaatcgagagcatcctgttgggctgtatcaccgccaggtacggcaattgctccgcccacaaccgtaaggctctccagagggtagtgaggtctgcacaacgcatcaccgggggcgaactacctgccctccaggacacctacaccacccgatgtcacaggaagggcaaaaagatcatcaaggacaacaaccacccgagccactgcctgttcaccccgttatcatccagaaggcgaggtcagtacaggtgcatcaaagcagggaccgagagactgaaaaacagcttctatctcaaggccatcagactgttaaacagccatcactaa